From Methylocystis sp. ATCC 49242, one genomic window encodes:
- a CDS encoding OsmC family protein, producing the protein MPTDAPVLTSCLAPISKEGLDALIASGKKNPAAIKTVKCRTIAEGRFRHLNFIRNLPPHVVDEPPVLLGDDTAPNPSEALLAALGSCLAVGIHANAVAQNIVIHSLALNLEADINITSVWGTGDISPKPVGFDAIRVTVELDADAPRETLDALIAHAKRWSPVANTIAKPVTLVVASAENSGA; encoded by the coding sequence ATGCCCACAGACGCCCCGGTTTTGACTTCGTGCCTCGCGCCCATCAGCAAGGAGGGGCTGGACGCGCTCATTGCTTCCGGTAAAAAGAATCCCGCTGCGATCAAGACGGTCAAATGCCGCACAATCGCGGAAGGCCGCTTCCGCCACCTCAATTTCATTCGCAACTTGCCGCCACATGTCGTCGACGAGCCTCCGGTTTTGCTCGGCGACGACACGGCGCCCAATCCATCAGAGGCTCTGCTCGCCGCGCTCGGCTCCTGTCTCGCTGTCGGCATACACGCCAATGCGGTCGCGCAGAATATTGTGATCCATTCGCTCGCCCTCAATCTCGAGGCCGACATCAACATCACATCGGTATGGGGAACCGGCGACATCTCGCCCAAGCCCGTTGGCTTCGATGCGATCCGCGTCACCGTCGAACTCGACGCGGACGCGCCGCGCGAAACACTCGATGCGCTGATCGCTCATGCGAAGAGATGGTCGCCCGTCGCCAACACCATCGCCAAGCCGGTCACGCTCGTCGTGGCGAGCGCGGAAAATAGCGGAGCATAG
- a CDS encoding FAD/NAD(P)-binding protein — translation MESLTPALDRLVKRLDALPPRAPAIELAKALEAELEVCDVAAFVEANEHNYNRALVAVREHYEALVMTWAPGQASAPHDHGGSACVMKVLQGRAAEGSYHIAADGFVDLEYEEILNAGEIASLQDSGVHSIRNASLDDETLVTIHVYAPPLQASRRFVTRSRAPGPTANERTPTIAIIGGGFSGAMTAAHILRGAKGPVNVTLLERRGALGEGVAYATQETAHLLNVPAGRMSAFPDRPNDFVEWASRRYGAVLATDFLPRRWYGEYVRETLLCAKDSCRDDARLGIAFDEVRRVARRPGGGWTLHLGRGSSISADIVVLAIGHCPPSDPLHDKWSQPRTRFISDPWRPFAMDRVRPDEPVLVLGSGLTAVDAVLSLARQPRTAPITLISTHGLLPQSHAATPLPVADLSQVLTKLLAASGGVCAADLFRALRRAFRDLGASGWDWRSVVDGVRPYTAQLWRAMSVAERRRFMSRLRPFWEVHRHRMAFAVGERFSSMLEKGELSILSGQVVSAQQNGDNVRARVRLRGGRGVAEFDVAWVVNCTGPMPSNRPESNPAIDSLLSQGRLRLDELALGVETTAEGNAISADGAPILDMYVVGTLRKPALWESTAVPELREQAAGLASEIIARLPQTAK, via the coding sequence ATGGAAAGTCTCACCCCTGCGCTCGACCGGCTCGTCAAGCGGCTCGACGCCCTGCCGCCGCGCGCGCCCGCGATCGAGCTCGCAAAAGCGCTCGAGGCAGAGCTCGAGGTCTGCGACGTCGCGGCTTTCGTCGAGGCGAATGAGCACAACTACAATCGCGCGCTCGTGGCGGTTCGCGAGCATTACGAGGCGCTGGTGATGACCTGGGCGCCCGGGCAGGCGAGCGCTCCTCACGATCATGGCGGCTCGGCCTGCGTCATGAAAGTTCTGCAGGGCCGTGCGGCCGAAGGCAGCTACCATATTGCGGCCGACGGCTTTGTCGATCTGGAATATGAGGAAATATTGAACGCGGGCGAGATCGCCTCGCTGCAAGATTCAGGCGTCCATTCCATTCGCAACGCATCGCTGGACGACGAAACGCTCGTCACCATCCATGTCTATGCGCCGCCGCTTCAGGCGAGCCGCCGCTTCGTAACGCGGTCGCGCGCGCCGGGACCGACGGCGAACGAGCGCACGCCGACGATTGCGATCATCGGCGGCGGTTTCAGCGGCGCCATGACCGCCGCGCATATTCTTCGCGGCGCAAAGGGGCCGGTGAACGTCACGCTGCTCGAACGTCGCGGCGCACTTGGCGAGGGCGTCGCCTATGCGACGCAGGAGACGGCGCATCTCCTCAATGTTCCCGCCGGACGCATGAGCGCGTTTCCCGACCGGCCGAATGATTTTGTCGAGTGGGCGTCGCGCCGTTACGGAGCGGTGCTCGCGACGGACTTCCTGCCGCGCCGCTGGTATGGGGAATATGTGCGCGAGACCCTGCTCTGCGCGAAAGATTCCTGTCGCGACGACGCGAGACTCGGGATCGCCTTTGACGAGGTGCGGCGCGTCGCCAGAAGACCGGGCGGGGGATGGACGCTGCATCTGGGGCGCGGCTCCTCGATCAGCGCCGACATCGTCGTTCTCGCCATCGGCCATTGCCCGCCGTCCGATCCTCTCCATGACAAATGGTCCCAGCCGCGCACGCGCTTCATCAGCGATCCATGGCGGCCGTTCGCAATGGACCGTGTCCGGCCCGACGAACCCGTATTGGTGCTCGGCAGCGGGTTGACCGCCGTAGACGCCGTATTGTCGCTCGCGCGGCAGCCAAGGACCGCGCCGATCACGCTGATCTCGACACATGGGCTCCTGCCGCAAAGCCATGCTGCGACGCCGCTGCCCGTCGCCGATCTTTCGCAGGTTCTGACAAAATTGCTCGCGGCTTCGGGCGGCGTGTGCGCGGCGGACCTGTTCCGGGCGCTGCGGCGCGCTTTTCGCGATCTCGGCGCGTCGGGATGGGACTGGCGCTCGGTCGTGGACGGCGTGCGTCCCTATACGGCCCAACTTTGGCGCGCGATGAGCGTCGCGGAGCGCCGCCGATTCATGTCGCGACTGCGTCCGTTCTGGGAGGTTCATCGCCACCGCATGGCCTTTGCGGTCGGCGAGCGCTTCTCGTCGATGCTGGAGAAGGGCGAGTTGAGTATTCTCTCCGGACAAGTCGTCTCTGCGCAACAGAATGGCGACAATGTCCGAGCCCGCGTGCGCCTGCGCGGGGGCCGCGGCGTTGCGGAATTTGACGTCGCCTGGGTTGTCAACTGCACCGGCCCCATGCCGTCGAACAGACCCGAGTCCAATCCGGCGATCGACTCGCTGCTGTCGCAGGGGCGGCTTCGTCTGGACGAGCTGGCGCTCGGCGTGGAGACAACCGCAGAAGGCAATGCGATCTCGGCGGACGGGGCGCCGATTCTCGACATGTATGTCGTCGGCACGCTGCGCAAGCCGGCCCTGTGGGAAAGCACCGCCGTTCCGGAGCTGCGCGAACAGGCGGCGGGCCTGGCGTCGGAAATCATCGCCCGGCTGCCGCAGACGGCAAAATGA
- a CDS encoding TetR/AcrR family transcriptional regulator: MNDLEKIGEGRSGPAVKRKSRLSPTAAAKRGARSGRPPNEAVARVRLLEAAIGLCCRKGIASTSVDEIIEESGVARMTLYNRYGSKDALINAALAHEASVWRAWFFARVAETAGSPCERLIGVFDILDQWFRREDYFGCALMNAAMECRNRDPKLAEIIGNHKSYVLEQLRALVSAAGVEDIELVTQQFDLLMDGAIVKAAIKKSPAPASEAKRIAQALLLHAGREE; the protein is encoded by the coding sequence ATGAACGATCTAGAAAAAATTGGAGAAGGACGATCCGGTCCCGCCGTGAAGCGAAAAAGCAGGCTTTCCCCGACCGCCGCCGCGAAACGCGGCGCCAGGAGCGGACGGCCTCCGAACGAAGCGGTGGCCAGGGTCCGATTGCTCGAAGCGGCGATCGGCCTTTGTTGCCGCAAGGGGATTGCGTCGACGAGCGTCGATGAGATCATTGAGGAGTCCGGCGTCGCTCGCATGACGCTCTACAATCGTTACGGCTCGAAGGATGCGCTGATAAACGCCGCGCTCGCGCATGAGGCGAGCGTGTGGCGGGCGTGGTTCTTTGCGCGCGTGGCGGAGACCGCCGGTTCGCCTTGCGAGCGATTGATCGGCGTCTTCGATATTTTGGACCAATGGTTTCGCCGGGAGGATTATTTCGGCTGCGCGCTCATGAACGCTGCGATGGAGTGCCGCAACAGGGATCCGAAACTCGCGGAAATCATCGGAAACCACAAAAGTTACGTGCTGGAGCAGTTGCGCGCGCTTGTCTCCGCGGCTGGCGTCGAAGACATCGAACTGGTGACGCAGCAATTCGACCTTCTGATGGATGGCGCTATTGTAAAGGCGGCGATCAAGAAGAGTCCCGCGCCGGCGTCGGAAGCGAAGCGAATCGCTCAGGCGCTCCTGCTGCATGCGGGGAGAGAGGAATAG
- a CDS encoding ABC transporter substrate-binding protein codes for MCKLCDDYGVSYAGAASVSRRHVLDQLAMGGMAALLAATPRKSWAEEVDDDVVRIGYLPITDATPLLVAHAKGYFDEEGLKVAKPTLIRGWAPLIEGFSAGKFNLVHLLKPTALWLRYNNNVPVRIVAWAHTNGSALVVQGDSEIRTFSDLGGKQLAVPFWYSMHNIVLQYALRKSGLTPVIKQQGAPLGAKEVNLQILQPPDMPPALAAKKIDGYIVAEPFDALGELNAGGRVLRFTGDIWKNHPCCVVSMLQPLIEKKPEWAQKVLNAIVRAEVYSSQHKEEVAQLLSRDGAGYLPVPANVVQRAMTAYSDDPSYRNSGVIRHADWRNGRIDFQPWPYPSATRLIVSLLKETKLEGDRAFLDKLDPDFVAKDLVDYTFVKKAIERHPEWRRDRSVSGADPYDRKEILSV; via the coding sequence ATGTGCAAGCTTTGCGATGATTATGGAGTGAGTTACGCGGGCGCCGCGAGCGTTTCGCGCCGGCATGTTCTCGACCAGCTCGCCATGGGCGGAATGGCGGCCCTGCTCGCCGCGACGCCAAGGAAATCATGGGCTGAAGAAGTCGACGATGACGTCGTGCGCATCGGCTATCTGCCGATCACCGACGCGACGCCCCTGCTGGTCGCGCACGCCAAAGGATATTTCGACGAGGAGGGACTGAAGGTCGCAAAGCCCACGCTCATTCGCGGTTGGGCGCCCCTTATCGAGGGCTTTTCCGCCGGCAAATTCAATCTCGTGCATCTGCTGAAACCGACGGCGCTCTGGCTGCGTTACAATAACAATGTCCCCGTCAGGATCGTCGCTTGGGCGCACACCAACGGGTCGGCGCTCGTCGTTCAGGGCGACAGCGAGATAAGGACATTCTCCGACCTCGGCGGAAAGCAGCTCGCCGTTCCCTTCTGGTATTCGATGCATAATATCGTGCTGCAATATGCGCTGCGGAAGAGCGGGCTGACGCCGGTCATCAAGCAGCAGGGCGCGCCGCTCGGCGCGAAGGAAGTCAATCTGCAAATCCTGCAGCCGCCGGACATGCCGCCGGCGCTCGCGGCCAAAAAGATCGACGGCTACATCGTCGCCGAGCCTTTCGACGCATTGGGCGAACTCAACGCTGGCGGACGCGTGCTGCGCTTCACCGGCGACATCTGGAAGAATCATCCGTGCTGCGTTGTCTCGATGCTGCAGCCGCTCATCGAGAAGAAGCCGGAATGGGCGCAGAAAGTCCTCAACGCCATCGTGCGCGCGGAAGTCTATTCCTCGCAGCACAAGGAAGAGGTCGCGCAGCTTCTGTCGCGCGACGGCGCGGGCTATCTGCCGGTTCCGGCGAATGTCGTGCAAAGGGCCATGACAGCCTACTCCGACGATCCTTCCTACAGGAACAGCGGCGTTATCCGCCACGCCGACTGGCGCAACGGCAGGATCGACTTCCAGCCCTGGCCCTATCCTTCCGCGACCCGACTCATCGTTTCGCTGCTCAAGGAAACGAAGCTCGAGGGTGACCGCGCTTTTCTCGACAAGCTCGATCCCGACTTCGTCGCAAAGGATCTCGTGGATTACACTTTCGTGAAAAAGGCCATCGAACGCCATCCGGAGTGGAGGCGCGACCGGAGCGTCAGCGGCGCAGATCCATACGATCGCAAGGAGATTCTTTCGGTATGA
- a CDS encoding ABC transporter permease subunit: MTEALTIVRVRSPNIAARFPTMKKRVKNILIDLSGLALLLGVWIVCGWLIERNPATAAFAGFAPVPTLRRLFSMILDGAALAACLPSLARISGGLAIAICMGVPIGVLVGRKEVFRRATHLPFQLLRMVSPLAWMPIAILVFPTWNGAIVFLIVAASIWPIIFSTAHGLKKLDPDWFRLAHNLGASNWRILSAVIVPATAQDMLTGVRLALGVAWIVLVPAEYLGVTSGLGYAINDARDTLEYDRLAATVVIIGVIGFLLDSVLLAMISRVSWTHHD, translated from the coding sequence ATGACCGAGGCTCTGACGATCGTGCGGGTCCGCAGCCCGAATATTGCGGCGCGCTTTCCCACGATGAAGAAGCGCGTCAAAAACATCCTGATCGACTTGAGCGGCCTCGCGCTGCTCCTCGGCGTCTGGATCGTTTGTGGATGGCTCATCGAGAGGAATCCGGCCACAGCGGCATTTGCGGGATTTGCGCCCGTCCCCACATTGCGGCGCCTCTTCTCGATGATTCTCGACGGGGCGGCGCTTGCCGCCTGCCTGCCGAGTCTCGCGCGCATTTCCGGCGGGCTCGCCATTGCGATCTGTATGGGCGTCCCGATCGGCGTGCTCGTTGGACGGAAAGAGGTCTTTCGCAGAGCGACGCATCTGCCGTTTCAATTGCTCAGAATGGTGAGTCCGCTGGCGTGGATGCCGATCGCGATCCTCGTCTTTCCGACATGGAACGGCGCCATCGTCTTTCTCATCGTCGCCGCGTCAATATGGCCGATCATCTTCTCGACCGCGCATGGGTTGAAGAAGCTGGACCCCGACTGGTTCCGCCTCGCTCACAATCTCGGGGCCAGCAATTGGCGGATTCTGTCCGCTGTCATTGTCCCCGCGACGGCGCAGGACATGCTGACCGGCGTGCGCCTCGCGCTCGGCGTCGCATGGATCGTTCTCGTCCCGGCGGAATATCTCGGCGTCACGAGCGGCCTCGGCTATGCGATCAACGATGCGCGCGACACGCTCGAATACGACCGTCTCGCCGCGACCGTCGTCATCATAGGCGTGATCGGATTTCTTCTCGACAGCGTCCTTCTCGCGATGATCTCGCGCGTCTCCTGGACGCATCATGACTAA
- a CDS encoding acyl-CoA dehydrogenase family protein codes for MNLVATSLRPIAPPEKGALERIREIAERDLRPVVPWIDEKGFYPLNVLKKLGEAGAFSQHHSGFGESDAVDVGLAIRAMSIVAEECLSTAFCTWCHDAFGWYLQNTENSSLRETLQAAAARGAVIGGTGLSNPMKTLSGIETMKLRGERVAGGYRVNGLLPWVSNIEDGHYFGVCFDADAQGARRIAALAQLGVNGVFGRKGAAFIALEGTATRAVAFKDAFVPDDFVLSESLPDFAKRIRAGFILLQTGMAVGLARNCARLMRELTARSQLLNAYLSVGPVEIEDRLEELEHEVMLLADTPFEEDGEYVERVLRARLAGSSLALAASEALMLHAGARAYIKGSVYSRRLRESYFIAIVTPATKHLLMDLAAIKRASRSQ; via the coding sequence ATGAACCTCGTGGCAACGTCGTTGCGGCCCATCGCGCCGCCAGAGAAAGGTGCGCTCGAACGCATTCGTGAAATCGCCGAGAGGGATCTTCGCCCCGTCGTCCCGTGGATAGACGAAAAGGGCTTCTATCCTTTGAACGTGCTGAAAAAACTTGGCGAGGCCGGCGCATTCTCGCAGCATCATTCCGGTTTTGGCGAAAGCGACGCCGTCGACGTCGGCCTGGCCATTCGCGCCATGAGCATCGTCGCGGAGGAATGCCTCTCGACGGCCTTCTGCACATGGTGCCATGACGCGTTCGGCTGGTATTTGCAGAACACGGAAAATTCCTCGCTGCGGGAGACATTGCAGGCGGCCGCCGCTCGCGGCGCCGTCATCGGCGGAACGGGTCTTTCCAATCCGATGAAGACCTTGTCCGGCATAGAAACGATGAAACTGCGCGGCGAAAGAGTCGCGGGCGGCTATCGCGTCAACGGCCTGTTGCCCTGGGTGTCCAACATCGAGGACGGCCATTATTTCGGCGTCTGTTTCGACGCCGACGCGCAGGGCGCGCGCAGAATCGCTGCCCTCGCGCAGCTCGGCGTCAATGGCGTGTTTGGCCGCAAGGGCGCGGCGTTTATCGCGCTCGAAGGCACGGCGACGCGCGCCGTCGCCTTCAAGGACGCGTTCGTGCCGGACGACTTCGTCCTTTCGGAATCGCTGCCTGATTTTGCCAAACGCATCAGGGCGGGCTTCATCCTGCTTCAAACGGGGATGGCGGTTGGGCTGGCGCGAAATTGCGCGCGCCTCATGCGCGAATTAACCGCGCGCAGCCAGCTGCTCAACGCCTACCTGTCGGTTGGCCCCGTCGAAATCGAGGATCGGCTCGAGGAGCTGGAGCATGAGGTCATGCTGCTGGCGGATACGCCTTTCGAGGAAGACGGGGAATATGTCGAGCGGGTGCTTCGCGCGCGGCTCGCAGGATCAAGCCTTGCGCTCGCGGCGAGCGAAGCGCTGATGCTGCATGCGGGCGCCCGCGCCTATATCAAGGGTTCGGTCTACAGCAGGCGGCTGCGGGAGAGCTATTTCATCGCGATCGTCACTCCCGCGACGAAACATCTTCTCATGGATCTTGCCGCCATAAAACGCGCGTCGCGCTCGCAATAG
- the istA gene encoding IS21 family transposase has translation MFTVELYARVRRAVMAEGLSRREAARRFGVHRNTITKMLQYSVPPGYRRRERPISKKLGPYMAWIDKVLADDRLVHAKQRHTAQRIFERLRDEEGFSGGYTIVREYVAQAQLRSREMFIPLSHRPGNAQADFGEADAYIAGRKVRFHYFCMDLPHSDGCFVKAYPAETAEAFCDGHVAAFAFFGGVPQSILYDNTRLAVARIVKGGERLRSQMFAELQSHYLFADRFGRPGKGNDKGKVEGLVGYVRRNFMTPLPVAESFEALNARFLDACTKRRRAILRGQSTPIGERMQADMAAFLPAPPAPYDACHKVATRVSSMALVRYRNNDYSVPTRFGHREALAKGYVDRVEIVCGGETIAVHARSYGKAEFIYNPLHYLALLEHKSRALDQAAPLDDWRLADCVHRLRRLMEARMGNSGRREFIQVLRLMEDFHQHQVEQAVAEALRLGAISFDAVKMLLPARLENRPARLDLTFYPYLPAATVGATDPRAYLGLVAGASVIAGVMETTAGGPA, from the coding sequence ATGTTCACAGTGGAACTCTATGCCCGGGTGAGACGCGCGGTGATGGCGGAAGGGCTGAGCCGGCGGGAAGCGGCCAGGCGCTTCGGCGTGCACCGCAATACGATCACGAAGATGCTTCAATATTCGGTTCCGCCGGGGTATCGGCGTCGGGAGCGGCCGATCTCGAAGAAGCTGGGGCCGTATATGGCCTGGATCGACAAGGTCCTGGCGGATGATCGGCTTGTTCACGCCAAGCAGCGTCATACGGCACAGCGGATATTCGAACGGCTGCGGGACGAAGAAGGGTTTTCCGGCGGTTACACGATCGTCCGGGAATATGTCGCGCAGGCGCAGTTGCGGTCGCGCGAGATGTTTATTCCACTCAGCCATCGACCGGGGAATGCGCAGGCGGATTTTGGCGAGGCGGACGCCTATATCGCCGGCAGGAAGGTCCGCTTTCATTATTTTTGCATGGACCTGCCGCATTCGGACGGCTGCTTCGTCAAGGCCTATCCGGCGGAGACGGCGGAAGCCTTCTGCGACGGCCATGTCGCGGCCTTCGCCTTCTTTGGCGGCGTCCCCCAGTCCATTCTTTACGACAATACGCGTCTCGCGGTCGCCAGGATCGTGAAGGGTGGAGAGCGTCTGCGTTCGCAAATGTTTGCGGAACTCCAGAGCCATTACCTTTTTGCTGATCGCTTTGGCCGGCCCGGCAAGGGGAATGACAAGGGCAAGGTCGAGGGGCTTGTCGGCTATGTCCGGCGCAACTTCATGACGCCACTGCCCGTGGCGGAGAGTTTCGAGGCGCTGAACGCGAGGTTCCTGGACGCCTGCACGAAACGACGGCGGGCGATCCTGCGCGGCCAGTCGACGCCGATCGGCGAACGCATGCAGGCGGATATGGCGGCATTCCTGCCGGCGCCGCCGGCTCCCTATGACGCCTGTCACAAGGTCGCGACGCGCGTGTCGTCGATGGCGCTGGTGCGCTACCGCAACAACGATTACTCGGTCCCGACGCGCTTCGGCCATCGGGAGGCGCTGGCCAAGGGCTATGTCGATCGGGTCGAGATTGTCTGCGGCGGGGAGACCATCGCCGTGCATGCGCGCAGCTACGGCAAGGCCGAGTTCATCTACAACCCGCTGCATTATCTCGCCCTGCTCGAACACAAGAGCCGCGCGCTCGATCAGGCCGCGCCGCTCGACGACTGGCGGCTTGCCGACTGCGTGCATCGTCTGCGGCGGCTGATGGAGGCGCGCATGGGGAATAGCGGGCGCCGCGAGTTCATCCAGGTGCTGCGGCTGATGGAGGACTTTCATCAGCATCAGGTCGAACAGGCGGTCGCGGAGGCGCTGCGTCTTGGCGCGATCAGCTTTGACGCAGTGAAGATGCTGCTGCCGGCCAGGCTGGAGAACCGGCCCGCGCGGCTCGATCTGACATTCTACCCCTACCTGCCGGCGGCTACGGTCGGCGCGACGGATCCGCGCGCCTATCTCGGGCTCGTCGCCGGCGCGAGCGTCATCGCGGGCGTCATGGAGACGACCGCGGGAGGTCCGGCATGA
- a CDS encoding ABC transporter ATP-binding protein: MQGHSLIELQRVTHRYGHGPTPALSDVSLCVPAAQRVAIIGRSGCGKSTLLQILAGLTKPTSGHILFGESRDNDRRVRRTLMFQRPLLFPWLTVAENIALALRFDGRGKESAKRVEELLAQVGMSGRGGSNVRELSGGQQQRAALARSLAVDPDVLLLDEPFSALDPSTRAQLRSELLALQKRTAITLVLVTHDVDDALDLAERVIVMASEPGRIIGEIELPADMTKEMRAELRRRLLDSLEPEPASLPLSA, translated from the coding sequence GTGCAAGGCCATTCCCTCATCGAATTACAGCGCGTGACGCATCGTTATGGTCATGGCCCCACGCCAGCCCTGTCGGATGTCAGCCTATGCGTGCCGGCCGCCCAACGCGTCGCAATCATCGGCCGAAGCGGCTGCGGAAAGTCGACCCTTCTTCAGATATTGGCGGGTCTGACCAAGCCGACATCCGGGCATATTCTCTTCGGCGAGAGCCGCGACAATGACAGGCGCGTGCGTCGCACGCTCATGTTTCAGCGGCCGCTGCTTTTTCCATGGCTCACGGTCGCGGAAAACATTGCGCTGGCCCTGCGTTTCGATGGCCGCGGGAAGGAATCGGCCAAGCGGGTCGAGGAACTCCTCGCGCAGGTGGGCATGAGTGGTCGCGGCGGGTCGAATGTCCGGGAATTGTCAGGAGGGCAGCAGCAGCGCGCCGCGCTTGCGCGCTCCCTTGCGGTTGATCCTGACGTCCTTCTCCTCGACGAGCCCTTTTCGGCCCTTGATCCGTCGACGCGCGCCCAATTGCGCAGCGAATTGCTCGCGCTCCAGAAGAGAACAGCAATAACTCTGGTTCTTGTCACACATGACGTGGACGACGCGCTCGATCTGGCCGAGCGGGTCATCGTCATGGCTTCGGAGCCCGGACGCATTATCGGCGAAATCGAGCTTCCCGCCGATATGACCAAAGAAATGCGTGCGGAGCTGCGTCGGCGTCTCCTCGACTCCCTCGAACCGGAACCCGCCTCCCTTCCCCTCAGCGCCTGA
- a CDS encoding site-specific integrase has protein sequence MAERLTKKLTVKQIESLRPKARPYETLDGDGLYVTVRPNGSKSFNLRYRFGGRSKNLTIGLAAIGLAEARRLAQEARAEIARGNDPCSQKAMRVAAAKVSQQPARDSIAEIVDLFLEKHVKPKTRPNSARETERLLRREIVARWGDRKLSTVSRGDVRRLLEETAERAPVLSNRVLAAFRKLCGWAVERDIIVASPCDKLKPVAAENSRDRVLSDDELAAVWRAVDGLGFPFGPMFQLLALTGQRRSEVAGMTWAEVDLASALWTIPAARSKNGLEHRVPLSPQAVKIIAALPRFAGGQGFLFSSGDTPPSGFSRAKRRLDDALSTMAKASGDDGMPPFALHDLRRTAVSGMARLGVALPIIERVVNHISGSFAGVVGVYQKHQFDDEKRAALNAWGAHVEALAGGAQ, from the coding sequence ATGGCCGAGCGCCTGACGAAAAAACTGACGGTCAAACAAATCGAGAGCCTGCGACCGAAAGCGCGGCCGTATGAAACGCTGGACGGCGACGGGCTCTATGTGACCGTGCGGCCGAACGGTTCGAAAAGCTTCAATCTGCGCTATCGCTTCGGCGGGCGTTCCAAGAACCTGACCATTGGCCTTGCCGCCATCGGGCTCGCCGAAGCCCGCCGACTGGCGCAAGAGGCGCGGGCAGAAATCGCGCGCGGCAACGATCCTTGCTCGCAAAAGGCCATGCGCGTCGCCGCCGCCAAGGTTTCGCAACAGCCGGCGCGCGACAGTATTGCGGAAATCGTCGACCTTTTCTTGGAAAAGCACGTCAAGCCGAAGACGCGGCCGAATTCGGCGCGGGAGACGGAACGGTTGCTGCGCCGGGAGATCGTCGCGCGCTGGGGCGACCGCAAGCTGTCGACCGTCTCGCGCGGCGACGTGCGGCGGTTGCTTGAAGAAACGGCGGAACGCGCGCCCGTGTTGAGCAACCGCGTCTTGGCCGCCTTTCGGAAATTGTGCGGTTGGGCGGTTGAGCGCGACATTATCGTGGCAAGCCCGTGCGACAAGCTCAAACCCGTTGCCGCCGAGAACTCGCGTGACCGCGTGTTGAGCGATGACGAACTTGCGGCAGTGTGGCGGGCCGTCGACGGGCTCGGGTTTCCATTCGGGCCGATGTTTCAGTTGCTGGCGTTGACGGGACAGCGCCGCAGCGAAGTCGCGGGCATGACTTGGGCCGAAGTCGATTTGGCGTCGGCGCTGTGGACGATTCCGGCCGCGCGTTCGAAGAACGGGCTCGAACATCGCGTGCCGCTATCGCCGCAGGCCGTGAAAATCATCGCAGCCTTGCCGCGTTTCGCCGGCGGGCAGGGCTTTCTGTTTTCGTCGGGCGACACGCCGCCGTCGGGCTTTTCGCGGGCGAAGCGGCGGTTAGACGACGCATTGTCGACCATGGCGAAGGCGTCGGGCGATGACGGCATGCCGCCGTTCGCGTTGCACGATCTTCGACGCACGGCCGTCAGCGGCATGGCCCGTCTTGGCGTCGCCTTGCCAATAATCGAGCGCGTGGTGAATCACATTAGCGGATCGTTCGCGGGCGTCGTCGGCGTTTACCAGAAGCATCAATTCGACGACGAAAAACGCGCCGCATTGAATGCATGGGGCGCGCATGTCGAAGCGCTCGCTGGTGGCGCGCAGTAG
- the istB gene encoding IS21-like element helper ATPase IstB yields the protein MTISHEPGSQTIVAPQVLLGNHLKALKLPTFAREYEKVALESAQDRADYPRYLLRLCELERIDRERRNVERRIRLARFTQVKSLDTFDFTAQPSLNKPLVLELARCEWIEKRQNCIALGPSGTGKTHVALALGLAACQKGFSVAFTTAAALVHELMEARDERRLRALQKHLNTVKLLIVDELGYAPFTAVGSELLFEVFSQRYERGATLVTSNLPFDEWTSVFGSERLTGALLDRLTHHVHILEMNGESYRLSTAKKAQRRNRDLPDAPAIDKGGADTTN from the coding sequence ATGACCATCTCGCATGAGCCAGGTTCGCAGACGATCGTCGCGCCGCAGGTGCTGCTGGGTAATCATCTCAAGGCGCTGAAGCTTCCCACCTTCGCGCGCGAATATGAGAAGGTGGCGCTGGAGTCGGCGCAGGACCGCGCCGATTACCCGCGCTATCTGCTACGCCTGTGCGAACTGGAGCGCATTGATCGCGAGCGGCGCAATGTCGAGCGCCGCATCCGGCTGGCGCGCTTTACGCAGGTCAAAAGCCTCGACACATTTGACTTTACCGCCCAGCCTTCACTCAACAAGCCGCTCGTGCTGGAGCTGGCGCGGTGCGAATGGATCGAGAAGCGACAGAACTGCATCGCCCTTGGGCCAAGCGGAACGGGGAAGACCCACGTCGCGCTCGCCCTGGGGCTCGCCGCCTGCCAGAAGGGGTTCAGCGTCGCGTTCACGACCGCCGCGGCTCTTGTGCATGAACTGATGGAGGCTCGCGACGAGCGCCGCCTGCGCGCGCTGCAAAAGCATCTCAACACCGTCAAACTGCTGATCGTCGACGAACTGGGCTATGCGCCGTTCACGGCGGTCGGCTCAGAGCTGCTCTTCGAGGTCTTCAGCCAGCGCTATGAACGCGGTGCGACGCTGGTGACCAGCAATCTGCCCTTTGATGAATGGACGTCGGTGTTTGGCTCCGAGCGTCTCACCGGCGCATTGCTCGACCGGCTCACCCATCATGTCCACATTCTGGAAATGAACGGCGAGAGCTATCGGCTCTCGACCGCAAAGAAAGCGCAACGGCGAAACCGCGATCTCCCCGACGCGCCCGCAATCGACAAAGGAGGCGCCGACACGACGAACTGA